AAGGATATGCCTTTTTTCAAATAGGAGATGGCTTTGGTGTTATTCGTCATTCCTCAGATTCTGATTATTCCCTTCTTCTTTCTCCTCAAAAAGGACAACATACAAATGAGACAAATTTTATTACTTCTCCAAATGCCTCAGATCAGTTAAGATTTTGTTTTGAAGAAAGCCTGCCCACTTTTTTGGCACTCTCAACAGATGGAATTGAAAGCGTTGCCCTAAAAAATGCTTCCTTTATGCCCTATTTACCTTTTTTTAAACCTCTCGAGTCTTTTATTACTTCGGAAAAAGAAAAGCCTTCTGAAAAACTTTTTACTTTTCTTTCATCCTCCCGATTTGATCAACGCTCCTTTGATGATCGTACATTGTTTTTAGCTTCTTTTGTTCCAAACACTTTCTCATCTCTATAATCTTATGACATCTGATATATTTTTTTTTCGCGATCAAAATAAAGAAATGATTCCAACGGGCCTGAGACGTTCGGATGGAACCCCAATTTCTCTTCAAAGAAAACTTAATAAGAGCGGAGAAGGAAGCATATATACCACAGAAGATCCAAGATATTTTGCTAAAATTTATCATGATCCCTCTTTTGAAAAAGCTAAAAAATTAGATGTCATGTTGTCTTCTCCCCCCTCTGATCCAACGACTTCTCAGGGACATATTTCCATTGCATGGCCTGTGGATATTCTTTTGAATAAACAAGGAGCCGTTCAAGGGT
This portion of the Pseudomonadota bacterium genome encodes:
- a CDS encoding protein phosphatase 2C domain-containing protein translates to MSLSPPFPIALARVKGLIHRKNMDPCQDFAAWTYHAAPSPSFVVALADGAGGSKFSEEGAYLSVQKTLLFFRNLLKTPLFFSSDALKPIGQSLVYEIQTLLKLKAHLKKQPLEAFATTLLVFIATSQGYAFFQIGDGFGVIRHSSDSDYSLLLSPQKGQHTNETNFITSPNASDQLRFCFEESLPTFLALSTDGIESVALKNASFMPYLPFFKPLESFITSEKEKPSEKLFTFLSSSRFDQRSFDDRTLFLASFVPNTFSSL